In Aedes albopictus strain Foshan chromosome 3, AalbF5, whole genome shotgun sequence, the genomic window cttAAATGGATCCATGCACAAGGAGGCTTCGAGATCCGAAATTGGTCGTCCAACCAAAAGGCAGTACTGGATCACTTGGGAGAAGCTCCGAAACAGGAAACGATAGATTTATCCTTGCAGTCGAAAACGGAGCGTGTGCTGGGAATGCTGTGGTGCACAAGAGAGGACGTGCTATGCTTCTCTACAGTCTTCAAGGACGAAATCGCGATGCTGATTGAAACGGGAACGAAACCGACTAAACGCCAGGTACTCAAATGTATCATGAGTCTGTTTGACCCGTTAGGCCTACTGGCGTGCGTCCTAGTACACGGAAAGGTAATAATGCAGAGCATATGGCGTAGCGGCATCAAATGAGATGAGTGTATCGACGAAAACGTCTACCAAGAATGGACGAAATGGATTGGCTTGTTGGACGACGTTAGCACTGTAAAAATACCTAGGTGCTACTTCCACAATGCGAGTTTGGATCTGTACCGTTCGTTGGAAGCACACGTTTTTGTCGACGCAAGTGAAGCTGCATACGCAGCTGTAGTTTACTTCCGTATTGTCAACCAAAACGGAACTGGAACATGCGCTTTAGTGTCTGCGAAAACAAAGGTGGCCCCACTAAGGTACGTCTCCATACCAAGGTTGGAGTTGATGGCGGCTGTCCTAGGGGTTAGATTGTTCTCATTCGTGCGCGACAACCATTCCGTCAAAATCAATCGAGCAATCTACTGGTCTGACTCTGAAGTTACCCTAGCTTGGATCCGCTCGGAACATCGGAAGTACCGCCCGTTTGTAGCCTGTCGTGTTGGTGAAATACTGTCGTCGACCAACGTGAACGATTGGAGACATGTTCCCAGCAAGATGAACGTTTCAGACGAAGCAACTAAGTGGACTGACGGGCTGTCTCTTGGAGCGTCAAGCCGCTGGTTCAATGGCCCAGCATATCTGCAACTGCCGGAAAATGAGTGGCCCAAATCGAAACGATCTATTGCGACTACTGATGAAGAGTTGAGAGTGTGTCATCTACATCAAGAATCCGACGTTCTGTGCTCTCCCATAGACTACAGCCGATTTTCCAACTGGAATCGGCTGCTACGTACAACGGCGTATGTGATCCGTTTCGGAACGCCTCGTAGTCGGAACACCTCGGGAAAAAGAATTTATCACTTGTTAACACATGAAGAATTGAAGGTAGCTGAGATTCTGCTGTGGAAATTAATACAATCAGAAGCATATCCGGATGAGATTGCGATTCTCTCGAAAAACCGGACTCTACCGATGGACAAACAACTAGTTCTGGATAAATCAAGTCCACTTTGGAGTCTGTCACCTATGCTTGACGAAAATGGGATTCTTCGCATCGATAGCCGCATTACAGCAGCCCAAGGAGTAGCAGAAGACCTAAAGTTTCCAATTATATTACCTAGGAAGCATTCGGTTACCATCCTCATCGTCAACGATTATCATCGGAAGTTCCTGCACGGGAATTCTGAAACGGTGGCCAACGAAATACGGCAACGATTTTATGTTGCTCATCTGCGCACCGTAGTTAAAGGACTGGAGAAGAGATGTCAATGGTGCAGAGTATATAAGGCCAAGCCTTCGACGCCAAGAATGAGCCCTCTTCCGGAAGCACGTTTATCGCCTGGTGTACGCCCGTTCACCAACATCGGAGTCGATTATTTCGGGCCAATCCTGGTGAAAGTGAATCGAACCGTAGCTAAACGCTGGGTGTGCTTGATTACGTGCCTCACAATCCGCGCTGTGCATGTAGAGGTTGCATATGACCTTTCGACGAAGTCTTGTATTGCCTGTCTACGCCGCTTTGTCTGTCGCAGGGGAGCACCGAAGGAAATTTATTCCGACAATGGAAGGAACTTCACCGGAGCAAATCGCGTGCTGAGGGATCAAATCGACCAAATCGAACGAGAAACAGCTACGACCTTTATCAGCACGGAGACGAAGTGGTTCTTCATTCCGCCATCGTGTCCTCATATGGGTGGGTCATGGGAGCGAATGGTTCGTTCTATCAAAACAGCTATGACCAGCCTTCCACAAGATGAGAAACTCAACGACGAGGGATTGTTGACGGTACTAGCGGAGGCCGAAGCTATCGTTAACTCTCGACCACTTACCTACCTACCGTTACACTCGGCTGAACAAGAAGCACTCACACCCAACCATTTCATTATGGGAAGTTCAGGCGGAGTTACACAACCGATCATGACAAAAAAGGACTACGTGAGTGACATCTACGCATCTTGGGACCTGATTCAACGACGGACTAATCATTTCTGGAAACGGTGGGTCCTGGAATACCTGCCTACACTTACTAAGCGTACAAAGTGGTTTGGAGAAGTGAAGCCGCTCAAAATTGGAGACCTTGTTGTAGTAATCGATGAAACCAGAAGGAATGGCTGGATACGCGGACGTGTTGTAGAAGTAGCTACAGGCAGAGATGGCAGAATTAGGCAGGCGATGATTCAGACATCTGGTGGACTGTTCCGGCGGCCTGTCTCCAAATTGGCTGTACTGGACGTGGCAGGACGCAGTGAGGCTGCTGGACCCATGCATCCTCACGGGGAGGGGGATGTTGCCACGACCACAGCACCGGCAACCCGGCCTGCGACGTCTGGAGATTCCCTCCATCAACGCTAGGCGCGCCACCGAATAGACAGATTGATTTCAACACTATTGTAGGAAACCTTCACTCCATtcattgacaatgttttgatctcAATCTGATGTGTACATGATCGTGCTAATTTAGAATCTTTATTTTAACTAAACTCCCTATCAAAAGTAGGATTTATATATAATGAATTGATTAGTCAGTGCCTAATAGTCGTCTCCTGAATTACAGATAAAATTCCGACTAGTAAATGCTGTAGAAGTACCCTAAATTAATCGCTATTTTCATTCGTAACTTGGTAGGTTAGATCTTTACTATGACAAGTGAATTATACAAAGTAATGTTTCTGATTTCTACAGgttgaatttgatgcctaaaattgTCATTATTTCTCTAAATTAGAACTATACACTATTATACTACGGTAAGCTATCTATAACACCTCAAATTGTGCTAAAGATATATTATATTGCTATATTAATCCCAGCAGACAGATATCGATGAAAATTGGATTGTTCCTTGTGAATTTGGCATAAAAAAAGCACTATTAAATGTAAGTAGTACAATAACATGCTATCAGAAAATGGTAATAATGATAGAACCTGTTCCAGCTTGAAGCATTTCAAAATAAAGTTGCTATCAAGAATAGTGCCAAGTTTGTTTGACGCAACATGACATtaaggatattcaaacatccttctatcaggtagaatagaaagattgcataaatacgttggttttggtggtgtaaatcaaaagagcagaattttcatgcgctcagtgcggacaagcctgctttcCAGTTAATTCTGTGATCAATCTGGTCAGGTTCCCATGATAAACGCTTTCGTCCATAAtgttccatagctctgtgtggttgATActttcgtatgccgccttgaagtcgacgaACAGATGATGCGTTAGGATTcgttattcacggcatttctagaggatttgccgttCGATGAAAGTCTGGTTCATTGTTTACCGGagttgaagccggcttgataacttccaacgACTCCTTCCAAGACTTCCAAGAtgactttgtaggcggcattcaacaTGGTGATCGATCTGAagtttcacattccaaatggtcacatTTCTTGAAAATGGGGCAGATGACCTCTTCCTAGACTCCTTCCATCCACTGCTCCATTAAATGTACGGTATccccagatcttgactatcaaTCGGTGTATGCGTACATTctccacgtcattcaggtgctcatcgaagtgctgcttccacctttcaatcaactCACGTTCGTCCATCAAAGGGTTTCATCTTTATACCTGCATGTTTTGGCTAGCGGATCCGGTGCGGGTTGCttagagcttctggtagaacctccgtgtttcttgggaacggcacagcagttcagtTTCCTTGCACTTCGCTTCTCCGAGAGGCTGATTTCCCTCAAAAGAGGTGGGTGCATTGTTTCAATTTCTGTTTGTATCCATCTGtttgttccacgttctgtcgggttgtAAGCTGTAGCATTACCGCTTGCGCTGGCTTCTCCTccgaaatcgctctgcactcctcgtcgaactatTCATTCCGTTGACTTCGTTTCACATACTCGATGGTGCTCTCGTTCTGCGTTGTTGATGGATGTTCttgctccagcagtcctctaggggGCTTTCTGCGTATTTTCTTGATGTCGATAAATGTCGGAGAAGTTCCGCCTATCAAAAATAATGTGGCCGATTTGCGATTGCCTCTGCTGTAGTGATCTCGAGGTGTAACGAAGGGAGActgttgaaaaaaggtgctacgtatggccgtaTTCACACGTAAACATCTGACAAACCAATATGTCATCCATTATAGCTCACACATATCAACATTCATGGAATGCATTCGACAAAAGTTTGCTCAAAATTATGCAAAGCATTTTCACTCAataaaatttcacagaaattaaTTCAGTTCAAGCGAGAGACAGAGGAACCAGTTCGTTATCGGGTTCAGCCCTTGCCTGTGGACACTGTCACCATCTGATATGGTGGGATGGAGACCACGCTGGAGTTGTATGTATTCCCAGCGAGCCTGCCAATGTAGTGTGCTTTCGTCTGCCATCCACGTTGCACTGGCGCGACGTGGCTGCCGGTTTTCTCGTCAGCGCCGTAAGCTTCCATGTTCTATCCACTAATTTACATCTTGattaattaattaaaattttTCTCTCCTCTGCCATTTTCCTTTCGCTACGATGCACTTCACCGTCAGTCCGAGCGTAAAGCTTTAAATTGGCGTCCCAATAAGCAAGCTAGTAGCAAGCGCACGAGATGGCAATCTTGGTCCCGGTTCATCTTTTCCTACGGGGTTCCAGCTGGGGCGGCAAGGTGCTAATTACCACGCTTCTGCTGCTGGACGCAGGCGAAATTCCTCGGCCAACTCGTCGATCCTATTGAGGGCTCTCTTCGCTGGCCGCCGCCCCGTTAGTGGAGTGTTGGAGTTGACCAACTAGTTGCATTAGTGTGAATGGGGTCCAAAAATCCTGCCGAGGGAGAAACAGGCATTTGAATGCA contains:
- the LOC134290729 gene encoding uncharacterized protein LOC134290729; this encodes MAAVLGVRLFSFVRDNHSVKINRAIYWSDSEVTLAWIRSEHRKYRPFVACRVGEILSSTNVNDWRHVPSKMNVSDEATKWTDGLSLGASSRWFNGPAYLQLPENEWPKSKRSIATTDEELRVCHLHQESDVLCSPIDYSRFSNWNRLLRTTAYVIRFGTPRSRNTSGKRIYHLLTHEELKVAEILLWKLIQSEAYPDEIAILSKNRTLPMDKQLVLDKSSPLWSLSPMLDENGILRIDSRITAAQGVAEDLKFPIILPRKHSVTILIVNDYHRKFLHGNSETVANEIRQRFYVAHLRTVVKGLEKRCQWCRVYKAKPSTPRMSPLPEARLSPGVRPFTNIGVDYFGPILVKVNRTVAKRWVCLITCLTIRAVHVEVAYDLSTKSCIACLRRFVCRRGAPKEIYSDNGRNFTGANRVLRDQIDQIERETATTFISTETKWFFIPPSCPHMGGSWERMVRSIKTAMTSLPQDEKLNDEGLLTVLAEAEAIVNSRPLTYLPLHSAEQEALTPNHFIMGSSGGVTQPIMTKKDYVSDIYASWDLIQRRTNHFWKRWVLEYLPTLTKRTKWFGEVKPLKIGDLVVVIDETRRNGWIRGRVVEVATGRDGRIRQAMIQTSGGLFRRPVSKLAVLDVAGRSEAAGPMHPHGEGDVATTTAPATRPATSGDSLHQR